The following are encoded together in the Phaseolus vulgaris cultivar G19833 chromosome 9, P. vulgaris v2.0, whole genome shotgun sequence genome:
- the LOC137820913 gene encoding pentatricopeptide repeat-containing protein At2g06000-like encodes MGSIRMAEAWFVKIVCTVFVRSSSLDPFLGYFSKHLTPLLVYEVVNKLHIPNLGFKFVEFSRHKLHMNHSYLTYNLILRSLCRSNLHSAAKLVYDWMRCDGQIPDNWLLGFLVSSYAVVGRLDVSKELLADVQCHSNVGVNAAVYNDLFNVLIRQNKVLDAVFMFRELIRLQYKPVTFTVNILMRGLCRAREISEAFKLLEELRSFGCFPDLITYNTLIHGLCRISEVDRARSLLREVCLNGEFGPDVVTYTTIIWGYCKLSMMEEGTLLFDEMFRSGTVPNTFTFNALIDGFGKLGDMASALAMYEKMLVNGCPPDVATFTSLMNGYFRVGKVHQAMDMWHTMNNKNICASLYTYSVLVSGLCNNNRLHEARDILGLLNENYIVPQPFIYNPVIDGYCKSGNVDEANKIVAEMEMNRCKPDKLTYTILIIGHCMKGRMPEAISIFNKMLAVGCAPDEITVNNLRSCLLKVGMPGEAARVKEVLSQNLPCSTSSLKKSYHESTRADVPVIEVLVQTSG; translated from the coding sequence ATGGGTTCGATCAGAATGGCAGAAGCCTGGTTCGTCAAGATTGTGTGCACCGTTTTCGTTCGCTCTTCCTCGCTGGACCCTTTCCTGGGCTATTTCAGTAAGCACCTAACCCCTTTGCTCGTTTACGAGGTCGTGAATAAGTTGCACATTCCCAATTTGGGTTTCAAGTTCGTCGAATTCAGTAGACACAAGTTGCACATGAATCACTCTTATTTGACTTACAATCTTATATTGAGGTCACTCTGTCGATCGAATCTTCACAGTGCCGCTAAATTGGTGTATGATTGGATGAGGTGTGACGGGCAGATTCCTGATAATTGGTTGTTAGGATTTTTGGTTTCTTCGTATGCCGTTGTTGGTAGGTTAGATGTTTCGAAGGAATTGCTTGCTGATGTCCAATGCCATAGTAATGTTGGAGTCAATGCCGCTGTGTATAATGACTTATTCAATGTTTTGATTAGGCAGAATAAGGTACTTGATGCTGTTTTTATGTTTAGGGAGCTTATCAGGTTGCAGTATAAACCGGTGACCTTCACAGTCAATATTTTAATGCGAGGGTTGTGCAGGGCCAGGGAAATTAGCGAGGCTTTTAAGCTTCTTGAGGAGTTAAGGAGTTTTGGTTGTTTCCCAGATTTAATTACGTATAATACTCTTATTCATGGTTTGTGCCGGATTAGTGAGGTGGATAGAGCTAGAAGTTTGCTAAGGGAAGTTTGTTTGAATGGGGAGTTTGGCCCTGATGTTGTTACTTACACGACGATAATATGGGGTTATTGCAAGTTGAGTATGATGGAGGAGGGGACGTTGCTTTTTGATGAAATGTTTAGATCTGGAACTGTGCCTAATACGTTTACCTTTAACGCTCTTATTGATGGATTTGGGAAGTTGGGTGACATGGCTTCTGCACTAGCCATGTATGAAAAAATGCTTGTTAATGGCTGTCCACCTGATGTTGCTACTTTCACTTCTCTAATGAATGGGTATTTTCGGGTTGGGAAGGTGCACCAAGCAATGGACATGTGGCATACAAtgaacaacaaaaatatttgtGCGAGTTTATATACATACTCTGTTCTTGTCAGTGGCCTTTGCAATAATAATAGACTACACGAAGCTCGTGACATTTTGGGACTGTTGAATGAGAATTACATTGTTCCACAACCATTTATCTATAATCCTGTTATTGATGGATATTGTAAATCCGGCAATGTTGATGAGGCTAATAAAATTGTAGCAGAAATGGAAATGAATAGATGCAAGCCTGATAAGTTGACATATACCATTCTTATTATTGGGCATTGTATGAAAGGGAGAATGCCTGAAGCAATTAGTATCTTTAATAAGATGTTGGCTGTCGGTTGTGCCCCGGATGAAATCActgtaaataatttaagatcCTGTCTTTTGAAGGTTGGAATGCCTGGTGAAGCCGCCCGTGTTAAGGAGGTTCTTAGTCAGAACCTGCCCTGCAGTACTTCATCGTTGAAGAAATCTTATCATGAGAGCACACGTGCAGATGTTCCTGTTATTGAAGTGCTTGTGCAAACCAGTGGGTAG